In Lotus japonicus ecotype B-129 chromosome 5, LjGifu_v1.2, one genomic interval encodes:
- the LOC130720474 gene encoding uncharacterized protein LOC130720474 → MKEWRKKFVAASSLEVSNAPATVHASIGESVSADPNVIVPNVIHEISVEYVYVPNVEPHVETLVETTSDVNMEPSAGNPNPIVDTSELDLQIHQSALGSEPSTVCKKSVIESVHELLSFWS, encoded by the coding sequence ATGAAGgaatggaggaagaaatttgttgctgcaagttctcttgaagtctcaaatgcacccgcaactgttcatgcaagcataggtgAATCTGTAAGTGCAGATCCTAATGTTATTGTGCCTAATGTGATTCATGAGATATCAGTTGAATATGTTTATGTTCCCAATGTTGAACCTCATGTTGAGACATTAGTTGAGACTACTTCAGATGTGAATATGGAACCCTCTGCTGGAAATCCAAACCCCATTGTTGACACATCTGAACTTGATCTCCAAATCCATCAATCTGCCTTGGGTTCTGAACCATCTACCGTTTGTAAGAAGTCAGTTATTGAAAGTGTTCATGAATTGTTGTCATTCTGGTCTTAG